The proteins below come from a single bacterium genomic window:
- a CDS encoding cysteine hydrolase encodes MSKRALLVIDVQKGIVRAPSILDPEGVLKRIRTLQDRFREAGAPVLHVQHDGPSGHRVEKGTPGWDIERAVTPALNEAVINKRASDAFFETPLHQKLAALGITDLVIAGCMTQYCVDTTCRRAVSLGYNVFLASDAHTTADDGELTAAQIVSHHNTILDGFSAGGHAIVVQPSGEIEPGS; translated from the coding sequence ATGTCAAAACGTGCGCTTCTTGTAATCGATGTCCAAAAGGGAATTGTTCGTGCGCCCTCCATTCTGGATCCGGAGGGGGTATTGAAACGCATTCGCACATTGCAGGACCGTTTTCGCGAAGCAGGAGCGCCGGTGCTGCATGTTCAACATGATGGTCCTTCCGGACATCGCGTAGAAAAAGGCACGCCTGGCTGGGATATCGAACGGGCGGTGACTCCTGCGCTCAACGAAGCGGTGATCAACAAACGCGCTAGCGATGCATTCTTTGAAACCCCTTTGCACCAAAAATTGGCCGCGCTGGGAATCACCGATCTTGTGATCGCAGGCTGCATGACGCAATATTGTGTGGATACCACCTGCCGGCGCGCTGTTTCACTCGGCTATAACGTTTTCCTGGCAAGCGATGCTCACACAACCGCGGATGATGGTGAGCTTACCGCAGCGCAGATTGTGTCTCATCACAATACAATTCTGGATGGTTTCTCCGCGGGTGGCCATGCGATTGTCGTGCAACCCTCCGGAGAGATAGAACCGGGCTCGTAA
- a CDS encoding creatininase family protein — MPSHKLEELRYPQLDGFHRETTLFVIAVSPLEEHGPHLPLGVDAFDAEHFSEEITLVFLEKYPEWNVVRIPTLYIGSFLFDAPGSIRVKPRTIRNLLVDTLSSLAKYGFKYFLISNAHGGPTHIVALEEAAATVSRKYGVRAVSYSGHMIWNFFRGPYLEEMKERLQLTDADLEALKQDAHAGEWETSMMLKLRPDLVDPSYKSLNSFTVKWMERLRPNYPLKTGEKLGYVGHPSRANETLADVSSKFLTEKAFELIEKDLLSGKRLGSSPFYWLRTNVLAIIAILVLLTVLSWLYLT; from the coding sequence GTGCCTTCTCATAAATTAGAAGAGCTTAGATACCCGCAACTGGACGGTTTCCATCGCGAAACCACTCTTTTTGTAATCGCTGTCAGCCCTTTGGAAGAGCATGGCCCGCATTTGCCTCTCGGTGTGGATGCGTTTGATGCAGAGCATTTCTCGGAAGAAATCACCCTGGTTTTCCTGGAAAAATATCCTGAGTGGAATGTCGTGCGCATTCCCACTCTTTACATTGGTTCCTTTTTATTCGATGCGCCTGGCAGCATCCGGGTGAAGCCTCGCACGATTCGCAATCTTCTTGTGGACACGCTTTCCTCGCTTGCAAAATATGGTTTCAAATATTTTCTGATTTCGAACGCGCATGGCGGTCCGACCCATATCGTGGCGCTCGAAGAAGCAGCGGCGACTGTCTCACGCAAATACGGCGTTCGGGCAGTCTCCTATTCAGGCCACATGATCTGGAATTTTTTTCGTGGCCCTTATCTGGAAGAAATGAAAGAGCGGCTCCAGCTCACCGATGCAGATCTGGAGGCGCTTAAACAAGATGCCCATGCGGGAGAATGGGAAACTTCGATGATGTTGAAACTTCGGCCTGACCTGGTGGATCCATCCTATAAATCACTGAATTCCTTCACAGTGAAGTGGATGGAGCGATTGCGTCCCAATTATCCGCTCAAGACCGGAGAAAAACTTGGCTACGTGGGCCATCCTTCGCGCGCCAATGAGACGCTTGCGGACGTTTCCAGCAAATTCCTGACGGAAAAAGCTTTTGAGCTGATCGAAAAAGATTTGCTTTCCGGGAAACGTCTCGGCTCTTCTCCCTTCTACTGGCTTAGAACTAATGTCTTAGCAATTATAGCGATTCTGGTTTTGCTCACAGTACTTTCCTGGCTTTATCTTACGTAA
- a CDS encoding lysophospholipid acyltransferase family protein: MPPQVQFGYALLRRFVRFWINRFFRRIRIQGTANIPEGPVIFAMNHPNNFIDSLMISYAIERKIHYLATSQMFRNKLLALFLHNSGVIPVYRKQDDAAHSEKNIATFQACYDVLKEGGAIGIYPEGTTHSEPRVKRIKTGAARIALETEKQFSVGVKIVPVGLNFFARKSFRGEVLVSIGAPLKTQDYIAGYLSDPVVAVEQLTTRLQDAMEEEILHVDAPELDQLVNEIAEIYRGELIRDLVEVGMHPEEVDRFRVSKKLVDGIHFFNKRDPVRLRKVQDGVRLYQSRLRKAHLQDSLLHQMVGKPASYGAFLVRVVLLLISFPLALWGGINHFLPFQITRWITRKIAKKETDYATTRILSGIVFYTLFYVAQIYWVLREFGPFVAAIYGGTLPLFGAFAYYYWDKIRIISGDLQLFWMMLTRKRLLEQLQQMRAELIAEMDQAKEDYLQQLNGAQAEVVE; the protein is encoded by the coding sequence ATGCCCCCGCAAGTTCAATTCGGCTACGCACTCCTCAGGCGGTTTGTGCGCTTTTGGATCAATCGTTTCTTTCGCCGGATTCGAATTCAGGGAACTGCAAATATTCCTGAAGGGCCGGTCATCTTTGCGATGAATCATCCCAACAATTTCATTGATTCGTTGATGATCAGCTACGCCATTGAGAGGAAGATCCATTATCTTGCGACATCGCAAATGTTTCGAAACAAGCTTCTGGCTCTATTCCTTCACAATTCTGGAGTGATTCCCGTATACCGCAAGCAGGATGACGCCGCCCACAGCGAGAAAAACATAGCCACGTTTCAGGCTTGCTACGATGTTTTGAAGGAGGGAGGCGCCATCGGTATTTATCCGGAAGGAACAACGCACTCCGAGCCGCGCGTGAAACGGATCAAGACAGGGGCGGCGCGGATTGCGTTGGAAACGGAAAAGCAATTTTCGGTGGGAGTAAAAATTGTGCCGGTGGGATTGAATTTTTTCGCGCGCAAATCCTTTCGTGGGGAAGTGCTAGTCAGCATCGGCGCTCCGTTGAAAACACAGGACTACATTGCCGGCTATCTTTCCGATCCTGTTGTCGCGGTGGAGCAGCTCACGACGCGACTTCAAGATGCGATGGAGGAAGAAATCCTGCATGTGGATGCTCCGGAGCTCGATCAACTGGTGAATGAGATAGCGGAAATCTACAGAGGGGAGCTGATCCGGGATCTGGTGGAAGTCGGAATGCATCCGGAGGAAGTGGACCGCTTTCGTGTTTCCAAGAAATTAGTAGATGGAATTCATTTTTTCAATAAACGGGATCCTGTGCGGTTGAGGAAGGTGCAGGATGGAGTTCGCCTGTACCAGAGCCGCCTCCGGAAAGCGCATCTTCAGGACAGTCTACTCCATCAAATGGTTGGTAAGCCAGCATCTTACGGCGCGTTCCTGGTTCGCGTTGTCCTGCTTCTGATAAGTTTCCCTCTTGCGCTGTGGGGAGGAATCAATCATTTCTTGCCTTTTCAGATCACGCGCTGGATAACGCGGAAGATCGCAAAAAAGGAAACCGATTATGCTACTACGCGAATCCTGAGTGGAATCGTTTTCTACACGCTGTTTTATGTGGCCCAAATTTACTGGGTGCTTCGCGAGTTTGGACCGTTTGTTGCGGCCATTTACGGCGGCACTTTGCCGTTGTTTGGCGCTTTCGCGTATTATTACTGGGACAAAATCAGGATTATCTCCGGTGATTTGCAATTGTTCTGGATGATGCTGACAAGAAAGCGTTTGTTGGAGCAACTGCAGCAGATGCGAGCCGAATTGATCGCCGAAATGGACCAGGCAAAAGAGGATTACCTGCAGCAGCTTAACGGAGCGCAGGCTGAGGTTGTTGAATAA
- a CDS encoding carbohydrate binding family 9 domain-containing protein: protein MRIRILIAFAAVTFFCSIPGLAQETVSTAKKTYRVEAVQDPIKIDGALEEPAWQKPPTFTLEYETNPGDNTAAPVKTEMWITYNHSYLYIAARAHDPEPEKIRARLTDRDRAFQDDFLGVVLDTFNDERRAFEFFVNPFGVQMDLSQSDVTGVEDDSWDAIWDSAGQLTAQGYEVEMAIPFSSLRFPEANSTWGIDALRIYPRDQRYRFGLNQLPRGRNCYLCSESKLQGFAGLKAGKNMELIPTLTGQHLNEEDETDGKVDPGLTVRWGITPGITVNGAANPDFSQVEADAAQLSVNKAFALFYPEKRPFFLEGADYFDTKIQAIYSRNIADPTWGVKLSGKEGKSAFGAIVAQDDLTNFLFPGSQFSSLGSLNQNNTSSILRYRYDLGSGSTVGGLVTSREGGEYHNRVLGVDSLLRWGEEAVRIEFLGSHTEYPDSIQRDFDQPSGSLTGTSMRAVYQHTDRSWMSLAQYQGAGDDFRADLGFIPQVGYHKGYAIYERYWFSDNNEHWWRKLTFGAETTWQYDREGNPLQQQVAPYSYINGPHEFFNVAYLALGPSYFLGRRFDRNFVNEFVEMRPTGSFYVSFETRIGQEIDYDNARQGNILRLIPGVRFDLGRHLRLQLNHNFERLNVDGEPLYHANVTDIRVTYQINTRTMVRAITQYFDISRDPALYTFEVNQKDRNLFNQFLFSYKINPQVVLFLGYSDTYANTVVSNLSQANRTLFFKVGYAFTM, encoded by the coding sequence ATGCGCATTCGAATTCTTATTGCGTTCGCGGCCGTAACATTTTTCTGTTCGATTCCAGGTCTGGCACAGGAGACGGTTTCGACTGCAAAGAAAACTTATCGTGTGGAAGCTGTACAGGATCCGATAAAGATTGATGGAGCTCTGGAGGAACCGGCATGGCAAAAGCCTCCTACGTTTACTCTGGAGTACGAGACGAATCCGGGTGATAACACTGCAGCGCCGGTGAAAACAGAAATGTGGATTACGTACAACCATTCCTATCTCTATATCGCGGCGCGTGCCCACGATCCGGAACCGGAAAAGATTCGGGCGCGCTTGACGGATCGCGATCGCGCTTTTCAAGACGATTTTTTGGGTGTTGTTCTGGATACTTTCAACGATGAACGCCGCGCATTTGAATTTTTTGTGAATCCTTTCGGCGTGCAAATGGACCTTTCCCAGAGCGATGTTACCGGAGTAGAAGATGATTCGTGGGATGCGATCTGGGATTCTGCGGGGCAACTGACCGCTCAAGGATACGAAGTGGAGATGGCAATTCCCTTTTCGTCCTTGCGATTTCCGGAAGCAAATAGTACCTGGGGAATTGACGCGCTTCGTATTTATCCTCGCGATCAACGATACCGGTTCGGCTTAAACCAGTTGCCGCGTGGCCGGAATTGCTATCTGTGCAGCGAGTCGAAATTGCAAGGTTTCGCTGGACTCAAAGCGGGTAAAAATATGGAGCTGATCCCCACATTAACCGGGCAACACCTGAATGAAGAGGATGAAACGGATGGGAAAGTCGATCCCGGATTAACTGTGCGTTGGGGGATCACTCCGGGCATCACCGTGAATGGCGCAGCGAATCCGGATTTTTCGCAGGTGGAGGCCGATGCAGCGCAGCTTTCAGTAAACAAAGCGTTTGCACTTTTTTATCCGGAGAAACGCCCTTTCTTTCTGGAAGGCGCCGATTATTTTGACACGAAGATCCAGGCGATTTACAGCCGGAACATCGCAGATCCAACCTGGGGTGTGAAGCTCAGCGGCAAAGAAGGTAAGAGCGCGTTCGGAGCGATTGTAGCTCAGGATGATCTGACCAATTTTCTCTTTCCTGGAAGTCAATTCAGCAGTTTGGGTTCGCTGAATCAAAACAATACTTCATCAATCTTGCGCTATCGTTATGATCTCGGTTCCGGTTCAACAGTCGGCGGCCTGGTTACGAGCCGTGAAGGTGGGGAGTATCACAATCGCGTGCTTGGTGTGGACAGTTTGCTCCGTTGGGGTGAGGAAGCGGTCCGGATCGAATTCCTCGGTTCACACACTGAGTATCCTGATTCCATTCAACGTGATTTCGATCAGCCATCCGGTTCTTTGACCGGCACATCCATGCGCGCTGTATATCAGCACACAGACCGATCGTGGATGAGCCTCGCACAGTATCAAGGTGCGGGCGATGATTTCCGTGCGGATCTCGGTTTCATACCGCAGGTCGGTTATCACAAAGGTTATGCGATCTACGAGCGTTACTGGTTCTCCGATAACAATGAGCACTGGTGGCGAAAATTGACTTTTGGTGCGGAAACAACCTGGCAATATGATCGCGAAGGAAATCCATTGCAACAACAGGTCGCTCCCTATTCCTATATCAATGGGCCACATGAATTTTTCAACGTGGCTTATCTGGCACTTGGTCCGAGTTATTTTTTAGGGCGCCGTTTTGACAGGAACTTTGTGAATGAATTTGTTGAGATGCGTCCGACAGGATCGTTCTATGTGAGTTTCGAAACGCGAATCGGACAGGAGATTGATTATGACAACGCCCGGCAAGGGAATATTCTCCGGCTGATTCCTGGAGTGCGGTTCGATCTGGGCCGTCACTTGCGTTTGCAGCTCAATCACAATTTTGAACGATTAAATGTTGATGGCGAACCGCTCTACCATGCAAACGTTACCGATATTCGGGTCACCTATCAGATCAATACGCGCACGATGGTTCGGGCGATCACGCAATATTTTGACATTTCTCGTGATCCGGCTCTTTATACGTTTGAAGTGAATCAGAAGGACCGCAATCTTTTCAATCAATTTCTGTTTTCCTACAAGATCAATCCGCAAGTGGTTTTGTTTTTGGGGTATTCCGATACGTACGCCAATACCGTTGTTAGTAATCTGTCGCAGGCGAACCGCACCCTCTTCTTCAAAGTCGGCTACGCTTTCACGATGTAA
- a CDS encoding UvrD-helicase domain-containing protein: MNKTTATFFEANAGTGKTRTLTEHILDAVKKGISPDKICALTFTDKAANEMLDRLRSGVAGLVSKGDLDASQMQMAGKCFIGTIHSFCLQLVKRFAPEVPLPPIFDIDPQEERFQALFENRWDEFLSQLLASPAPADQAIIQSLGVTTLRALAEQLVKTRHDFQLENEDLRWLVEDLANTKKWGFRKNTLGEFVSRLVKDFELHRPVLSAMVQMRKLKAPYHGPVKDLLACKSVDLHNAVALIRQNFVKPFLLEYHASGYVLYDDLLRFAHTLLMDRRIRSEMKERYDLVLVDEMQDTDAVQYEIILYLCEKKDLHQNLTLREVHEGAGKFELEPEKLFVVGDPKQSIYGFRNADLSAYESVKTVLKNSGAEVRPLTGNYRSCANLVEFSNVLASNLFPEMRPHDSIAARPEFCREKKLDECVHFVRIYSPDNERLHLRILSEANWIARKICQLVDSGEAKFGDFGVLLRKLVHSHLYVDALSAQDIPVIIEGERFFYRSQEVIDFINLLKFTVDEKDDVALAGMLRSPLFGMTDREVALFFHKRSAGILPALGAAGFQPATSHLMERIFEIRKQIHLLSPASMIDLVLKKLPVLTVAGLAYGSYRSTLAPLNILRIHRYAVELETDPAFNLFHFVSVLTEFSREGKERGQEPLADEGLDAVRMMSIHNSKGLDFPVVFVPLTDYEIRRSANVPTEIVHDWATGASGLKINWATEANYLKLKYRDGSYSTEEPVLDDEEKRVLYVAATRAKKEIYFCCLENGSGKEVLQLLQNVNPFMQVKEEASSSALQPADKTAPHYQPLEPVLEEWKKVQDASLLRSEVQVDSVTNEAEKLEPGEEELAIIAARAKRSGGTLVGLLCHGALEKWDFQQAGDLDHLLRIEKGKYSRNFSKNQIDHAAEASSQILQGFVDSAAARWLSNIDIVGREVPIVYFDRQSRKTLSGKIDLLVKDGDKHLIVDYKTDISLTEPMRKRYAEQMRLYALALAEMVPGPLLSRLLLVRTGEIVDL; encoded by the coding sequence ATGAATAAGACAACAGCGACATTTTTTGAGGCGAATGCCGGGACAGGCAAGACTCGCACGCTGACAGAACACATTCTGGACGCTGTCAAAAAGGGGATTTCGCCCGATAAAATTTGCGCGCTGACTTTCACGGATAAAGCGGCGAATGAAATGCTCGATCGTCTTCGTTCAGGCGTTGCTGGACTCGTGTCGAAAGGAGATCTGGACGCTTCACAAATGCAGATGGCTGGAAAGTGTTTCATCGGAACGATTCATTCTTTTTGTTTGCAGCTAGTCAAACGATTTGCTCCTGAGGTGCCGCTTCCACCGATCTTCGACATCGATCCTCAGGAGGAAAGATTTCAGGCGCTGTTTGAAAACCGTTGGGATGAGTTTCTGTCGCAACTCCTGGCTTCGCCGGCGCCGGCGGATCAGGCCATCATTCAATCGCTCGGAGTCACGACCCTGCGCGCGCTAGCGGAACAGCTCGTGAAGACGCGTCACGACTTTCAACTCGAAAACGAAGATCTTCGCTGGCTGGTAGAGGACCTTGCAAATACAAAAAAATGGGGTTTTAGAAAAAACACGCTCGGTGAGTTTGTTTCACGCCTGGTGAAAGACTTTGAACTGCATCGTCCGGTTCTGAGCGCCATGGTGCAGATGAGAAAACTGAAAGCGCCCTATCATGGACCGGTCAAGGATCTGCTGGCTTGCAAAAGTGTTGACCTGCACAATGCAGTGGCTCTCATCCGACAAAATTTTGTGAAACCGTTTCTGCTGGAATATCACGCATCGGGATACGTTCTTTACGATGATCTTTTGAGATTCGCGCACACGCTACTGATGGATCGCAGAATCCGGTCTGAAATGAAGGAGCGGTACGACCTGGTGCTCGTTGATGAGATGCAGGACACGGACGCTGTCCAGTACGAGATCATCCTTTATCTTTGCGAGAAAAAGGATCTTCATCAAAACCTGACTTTGCGCGAAGTTCACGAGGGAGCGGGGAAGTTTGAACTGGAGCCGGAGAAGCTGTTTGTTGTGGGAGACCCGAAACAATCCATTTATGGATTTCGGAACGCGGATCTTTCGGCGTATGAAAGCGTGAAGACGGTTTTGAAAAACAGCGGCGCCGAGGTGCGTCCGCTCACCGGCAATTATCGTTCCTGCGCGAATCTCGTGGAGTTCTCGAACGTGCTTGCGTCGAATCTGTTCCCCGAAATGCGTCCGCATGATTCGATTGCGGCGCGCCCCGAATTTTGTCGGGAGAAAAAGCTGGATGAATGCGTTCATTTTGTAAGGATCTACTCACCTGACAATGAGAGATTGCATCTGCGAATTCTCTCTGAAGCAAACTGGATAGCGCGCAAGATCTGCCAGCTGGTCGATTCGGGTGAGGCTAAGTTCGGTGATTTCGGAGTCCTGCTGCGCAAACTTGTGCATTCGCATTTGTATGTGGATGCTCTTTCCGCGCAGGATATTCCGGTGATCATCGAAGGGGAACGGTTCTTTTACAGATCACAGGAGGTGATCGATTTCATTAACCTTCTGAAGTTCACTGTGGATGAGAAGGATGATGTCGCGCTTGCAGGCATGTTGCGTTCGCCCCTGTTCGGGATGACGGACCGGGAAGTTGCGCTGTTTTTTCACAAACGGAGCGCAGGCATCTTGCCTGCATTAGGGGCCGCAGGCTTCCAGCCTGCAACCAGTCACCTTATGGAGAGAATCTTCGAGATCCGCAAGCAGATTCATCTGCTGAGTCCCGCATCGATGATCGATCTGGTCTTGAAAAAGCTTCCCGTGCTTACGGTCGCGGGACTGGCGTACGGAAGTTATCGCAGCACGCTTGCTCCGCTTAATATTTTACGGATCCACAGGTATGCAGTTGAGCTGGAAACGGATCCAGCGTTCAACCTCTTTCATTTTGTTTCGGTGCTCACTGAATTTTCACGGGAAGGGAAAGAACGAGGTCAGGAACCGCTGGCGGATGAAGGTCTGGATGCGGTGCGCATGATGAGCATTCACAATTCCAAAGGCCTGGATTTTCCGGTCGTGTTTGTACCTTTGACGGATTATGAAATTCGCCGTTCCGCGAATGTGCCCACTGAGATTGTTCATGACTGGGCAACGGGCGCATCAGGCCTGAAGATCAACTGGGCAACTGAGGCAAATTATTTAAAACTGAAATACCGAGACGGTTCTTACAGTACGGAGGAGCCGGTGCTGGATGATGAAGAGAAACGGGTGTTGTATGTCGCGGCCACGCGAGCAAAAAAGGAAATCTACTTTTGCTGTCTGGAGAATGGAAGCGGAAAAGAGGTGTTGCAACTTCTACAAAACGTGAATCCATTCATGCAGGTCAAAGAAGAAGCATCTTCCTCTGCTTTACAACCGGCAGACAAGACTGCACCGCATTATCAACCGCTGGAACCTGTTCTGGAGGAGTGGAAGAAAGTGCAAGACGCCTCTTTGCTTCGTTCTGAAGTGCAGGTCGATAGCGTGACAAACGAAGCCGAGAAGCTGGAACCTGGCGAAGAGGAGCTTGCGATAATTGCTGCTCGCGCCAAACGTTCGGGTGGAACTCTTGTTGGATTGCTCTGCCATGGAGCATTGGAGAAATGGGACTTTCAACAGGCGGGCGATCTTGATCATCTGTTGCGGATTGAAAAAGGGAAGTACTCGCGGAACTTCAGCAAGAATCAAATTGATCACGCTGCTGAAGCAAGCAGCCAGATCCTTCAAGGTTTTGTGGACTCGGCTGCAGCGCGATGGTTGAGCAACATTGACATTGTGGGCAGGGAAGTACCGATTGTGTATTTCGACCGGCAATCGCGCAAAACGCTGTCAGGCAAAATCGATCTGCTTGTGAAGGATGGCGACAAACACCTGATCGTGGATTACAAGACCGATATCTCTCTGACTGAGCCAATGCGCAAACGATATGCGGAACAGATGCGCCTTTACGCCCTCGCTCTTGCGGAGATGGTACCCGGACCGTTGTTGAGCAGACTGCTGCTTGTCCGCACCGGCGAAATCGTCGATTTGTAG